The following are encoded together in the Triticum dicoccoides isolate Atlit2015 ecotype Zavitan chromosome 6B, WEW_v2.0, whole genome shotgun sequence genome:
- the LOC119323496 gene encoding MADS-box transcription factor 6-like has protein sequence MGRGRVELKRIENKINRQVTFSKRRNGLLKKAYELSVLCDAEVALIIFSSRGKLYEFGSAGTTKTLERYQHCCYNAQDSNGALSETQSWYQEMSKLKAKFEALQRTQRHLLGEDLGPLSVKELQQLEKQLECSLSLARQRKTQLMMEQVEELRRKERQLGDINRQLKHKLDAEGSNSNNYRAMQQISWAAGTVVDEGAAAYHMQQQQQHPNHSAAMDCEPTLQIGYHHQFAAPDQAANNIPRSSAPGGENNFMLGWVL, from the exons atGGGGAGGGGAAGGGTTGAGCTGAAGCGTATCGAGAACAAGATCAACCGGCAGGTCACCTTCTCCAAGCGCCGCAACGGCCTGCTCAAGAAGGCCTACGAGCTCTCCGTGCTCTGCGACGCCGAGGTGGCGCTCATCATCTTCTCCAGCCGCGGCAAGCTCTACGAGTTCGGCAGCGCCGG CACAACAAAAACATTGGAAAGATACCAACACTGCTGCTATAATGCTCAAGATTCCAATGGCGCACTATCTGAAACTCAG agCTGGTACCAGGAAATGTCAAAGCTAAAGGCAAAATTCGAAGCGTTGCAGCGAACTCAGAG ACACTTGCTTGGGGAGGACCTTGGACCGCTCAGCGTGAAAGAACTGCAGCAGCTGGAGAAACAGCTAGAATGTTCTCTGTCACTGGCCAGACAGCGAAAG ACACAACTTATGATGGAGCAGGTGGAGGAACTTCGCAGGAAG GAGCGTCAGCTGGGAGACATCAACAGGCAACTCAAGCACAAG CTCGATGCTGAAGGCAGCAACAGCAACAACTACAGGGCCATGCAGCAGATCTCCTGGGCTGCCGGCACCGTCGTGGACGAGGGCGCCGCCGCATAtcacatgcagcagcagcagcaacaccctAATCATTCCGCTGCTATGGACTGTGAACCCACTCTGCAAATTGG GTACCATCATCAGTTCGCGGCTCCTGATCAGGCAGCCAATAATATTCCACGGAGCAGCGCCCCCGGAGGGGAGAACAACTTCATGCTGGGGTGGGTTCTCTGA